A stretch of DNA from Prochlorococcus marinus str. SB:
ACTAAACCCATACTCCCAGGATCTTTTGTTGTTGTAAAAGACACCAATTCTATTTATAGAGGATATAAAGGGTTTGTACAAAGAGTTACAAAAAAAAGAGCAGCGGTTCTTTTTGAAGGAGGTAATTGGGATAAACTCATAACTTTTCAGCTAGCGAATTTAGAAATAGTATAAAGTTAGATTTTACCAATAGTAAGAAATTTTTCTATCAAAACTCTAGCTGCATTAGTTTCTGCTTGCTTATGGGATTTGCCGAATGCTGATGATTCTTTTAATCCTTCGATAAATATATCGCAAGAAAATCTTTTGGGGTCACCATTTTTCTTTGAGACTTCAATTATTTTATAGACTGGTAAATCAAAACCTTTGCTTTGACACCACTCTTGCAATACTGTTTTTGATTTGAATTTATATGGAGCTCTTAAAAATATTTCTGAATCTTCCTCCCAAATATCATCTAACCAAAGATTTACTTCCCGAATGGAATTAAAGCACTTGTAAACAGCACCGATCAAAGCTTCTGTAGCTTCACCAATAATAGTATTTTTTGAATTTTCGTCACCAAGAGCTTCAGGTCCTTTAATTATTAATTTTTCTATATCAATTTTTCCCCCTAATTTAGTTAACCATTCATCACTTACAATTTGTGCTCTTAACTCTGATCTTTCTCCTACACTCATTTGAGGATATTTTTTTTCAATAAAATTAGAAGCCGCTAATCTAAGAACTGCATCTCCGAAAAATTCTAGTTTTTCATAATTTAATATTTTGTCCTCCGAAGAGTGGATAAATGCTTGATTAATATCTTGAATAATTGAAATATTTTGAGTTCTAATTATTTCAGAAAATCTTTCTGATTTAATATTTAAAGACTTTAAAAAAGTAGTTATTTGAGTAATCCGCTTTGCGTCAATTATATTTGTCATTTGATTTAAATAATCACAACAATTAGAAAGCAGGTCATAAGCCGGGTTCTGTTCATCTTAATTAATAAGATGGGCAATCATCTATCTAGGACTGGAATTACTTCACAGTCTCGAGCGGCGCTTAAAAGTAGATTGTTTAATGGTCATAAATCTACTAAGCCTTGCTCCCAGCCGGGGTTTACCTAGCCAACACTTCTCAATGTTGCTGGTGCGCTCTTACCACACCCTTGCACCCTTGCCATACATAAAGTATTAGGCGGTATGTTTCTGTGGCACTATCCTCACGGTTTCCCGCACTGGGAATTACCCAGCAAGCCTGACCATGTGGGAGCCCGGACTTTCCTCAAGAAAGTTTTATTTTGTTTCCAAAATAAAACTTTCTTGCGATTACCTCTCCTGCTTTCATTTAGCATAATGCTTAATACTCCAAAAATCATCTATTGGGGCTGTAGCTCAGCAGGATAGAGCAACGGTTTCCTAAACCGTAGGTCGTGGGTTCGACTCCCGCCAGTCCCGTAAAATAAAAAACTATATGTAGTATGTGTGCAAATTTGTTACTCTCTAGCTAGCGTATAGTTAGTAATAAATCTTTTATGGCTAAGTTGCATGATATGCGTTTAAAGCTCTTAATTCAACAAGAGCATGAACGTATTTCTAAATCCCAACCAAATGATTTAGATCTTTCAATAGTTCAGGCAAGATGCCTGTGCTGGCTTGCTCTTTTAGCAGAAGCTCATGAAGATCAAGCAAATGATGCTGAAAAAAGAGGCGATGCAGAGCAAGCTATGGGATGGTTTGCTGATTCTATGAGACTAAGAGATGTTATTAATTTAGTGACTAGTATTGAGATACCTTTGCCAGATAGTCCAGATTCACTTGATGAAAATGACGAATTGTTGGATGGCCCTACAATTTTGCCCAAATAGTGAGATGATATAGAAAGATTTATTTTTTCTTTTGGCTGAAGAACCATGTCAATGCTCTGATTGTCAGAGATTTTACAAAGAGCATGATCGTCTGATTAGAGAATTTCCTACTTTTAAGCAGCAACAAGAATTGAATTGGGCATCTATTCAATCATTCAGAACTCTTTGTACTAAGGTAACTGATGAGTTGCAGAAAGAATTATCTGAAAGGCAATCAAATGAAGATAACAGTCCAAAAGTAAAACATATTTCTGATACAGAAATTACCGAAGCTTTAGATGAACTGGAAAGTGTTAATGCCTATTTATATTCAATTGAAGCCTTAATGGAAAGGATATTTGATACAAAAATTGCAAACAATATTGAATCAAAATTTAAAGAAATTGCAAATGAATTAGCCCCAGACCCATTAAACATGGATAGATTAATTTTGAATAGATTATTTCATCAAACCCCAGATTCACCAGACAAGAAAAATATCAATTAGTTAGTTCTTCGACGTCGCAAGTAATTTTAACAGGCATTGGAGATACTTTCCAAATAGATTTGCAGTACTCTCTGATAGATCTATCTGAAGAAAAATATCCTGATCTAGCAGTATTTAATAATGCCATTTTGTTCCAAGATTTTTTATTATTCCAGCATTCACTGACAACATCTTGTTTATTTAAGAAATCTTCAAAGTCAGCCATAACAAAAAATGGGTCATGTCCTGTAAGGCTATTTAATAAAGGTTTAAATAATTCTTTATCCCCATTGCTAAAGTGACCAATTTCAATTAGGCGTATAACCTCTTTGAGCTCTTGACATTGATCAATAAAAGTTTTGGGAGAGTAGTTATTATTTTTTAAGTCCATAATTTCGCTTTCAGTTTTACCAAAAAGAAAGAAATTCTCTTTTTTCACAAGATCTCTTAATTCAACATTTGCTCCATCTAAGGTTCCAATGGTTAAAGCTCCATTCATGGCAAACTTCATATTTCCAGTTCCAGAAGCTTCTTTTCCAGCAGTTGAGATTTGTTCTGAAAGATCAGTTGCAGGATAAACTATTTCACCAAGTTTAACGTTGTAGTCTGGTAGAAAGACAACTCTTAATAAACCATCCATATCTGGATCAGAATTAACTACATCAGCAATACCATTTATGAATCTAATCATCAGCTTTGCCATAAAGTAACCTGGTGCAGCTTTACCTCCGAATATTATTGTTCTAGGGACTTCATACTTGTTTGTACCATTTTTGATTCTTAAATATTGGGCAATAATTTGTAGTGCGTTTAAATGTTGCCTTTTATATTGATGAATTCTTTTAACTTGAACATCAAATAAACTTGATGGATCTACAAGTATTCCAGTTTTTGAATGAATAAAGCTGGCTAATTTTCTTTTGCCATTTAATTTTGTTTCCTCAAACTTTTGCAAAAAATTGTTGTCATCTTTTTTTTCTTCTAACTTCTTAAGAAGTTCCATGTTGGTTATCCAGTTCGGACCCACTTCTTCTTCTAAAAGGCTCGATAGTGATGGATTTGAAAGGGCAACCCATCTCCGTGGAGTAACTCCGTTAGTTACATTTGTAAATTTTTCAGGCCACAGAGATGCGAATTCAGGCAAAAGTTGTCTTTTTATTAGATCTGAGTGGAGAGCTGCAACACCATTTATGTGATGAGCTCCAATTGTAGCTAAATGAGCCATCCGAACTGATTTGGATCCTTCTTCATCAATTATTGAAAGTTTTTGAAGGATTTTGTCATCACCTGGATAACGTAGTCTTAATTGTTGTAGAAATCTCCAATTAATTTCATAAATAATTTCTAGATGACGAGGAAGAAGATCATTAAATAAACCTAAATCCCATTTTTCTAAAGCTTCTGGAAGTAATGTATGGTTGGTATATGCCACTGAAGAGGTTGTTATGTTCCAAGCTTTATCCCAACCTATTTGATATTGGTCAATAAGAAGTCTCATTAATTCTGCAACTGCAATAGCAGGATGGGTATCATTTAGTTGAACTGTCCAATGCTTAGGGAATTCTGTTATTGCTATTGATCTTTTTTCAAGGCTTCTCAACATATCTTGAAGAGAACAACTTACAAAAAAGTGTTGTTGTTTGAGTCTTAATCTTCTGCCTTCGTCAGTTCCATCATTTGGATATAGAACTTTTGATAGAGTTTCAGATGCAACTTTTTCTTCGACTGCACCATAATAATCACCAATATTGAATGCATAAAAGTCAAAACTTTCTGTTGCATCTGCTCTCCATAATCTTAATCTGTCACATGTATTTACTCTGTATCCTAAAACTGGAACGTCATGAGGTACTCCAATTGCATGTTCTGAGGGAATCCATCTTGATCTGTAGTTCCCTTTATCATCTCTATAACTTTCAGTTCTCCCTCCAAAACCTACAAAACATGATTCATCAGGTTGTGGAAGTTCCCATGGCCAGCCCCCTTTTAACCATTTGTCAGTTACTTCAACTTGCCAACCATCTCTTATTAACTGATTGAATATGCCAAATTCATATCGAATACCATAACCGACTGCTGGAACTTGTAGAGATGCTAATGATTCCATATAACATGCGGCAAGTCTGCCAAGTCCACCATTACCTAATCCAGGCTCCTCTTCAACTTCAAGAATTGTTGACAATGATTCAATGCCAAATCTTTTTAAAGCATCTTCTGCCTCTTGAGTTATTCCAAGATTAAGAAGATTATTACTTAATTGAGGGCCTATTAAAAATTCTGCTGATAAGTAAGCAACTGTTTTTTGAGGTTTTTTTCTTATGACTTCTTGGCTGGCTAAATATCTTGTCATCAGCCTATCTTTAACTGCATAACTTAAAGCCATGTACAAATCGTGAGGACTTGCAGAGGTTGCTAACTTTCCAAGAGTGTAGAAAAGATGGGCTGTCATTCCTTGAAAAACAGCATCTGAATCCATGCCAGCTTTCTCGGGATCTAGATAGCAGCCTGGTGTAGGCAAGCGCAGATCAAAGGGTTCGTTGGAATTCATTGGATTAGCCATATAACAGACAATAGCCATTTTTAAGAAAATTTCTTTGTTGTAACTTCAGATCCACACTTGTTGAGTATTTTTGCTTTTTTCTTACATATTTCTTAAATTGGGCCCTTAATAAACTATCTTCCAATTAGGTAGTTTATTTTTTACACTTAAATGTACTCTTTACTTGCTGAATTAAGTGCACATGATTTAGAAGTTGCTGAAACGTTGATAGGAGTTATAAGGTTTCTATTGATATTTTTAGCTGCAAGAGCATTAGCAGAAGTATTAGTAAGACTGAGTTTGCCCACAATAGTAGGTGAGCTTCTTGCAGGAGTTGTAATAGGGGCATCAGGATTTCATTTGTTGATACCGCCTTCAGCTGGAACCGAATTAAATGAAGGACTTGTAAATGTTATTAGTTCTTTAGCGTCAATTCCCCCAGAAGCTGTACCAGATGTTTATTTCGAAAGTTTTCCGTCCCTGCAAGCAGTAGCGACTCTGGGATTATATGCTCTTTTATTTTTAACAGGTTTAGAAAGTGAGTTGGAGGAATTAGTAGCTGTTGGAGCTCAGGCTTTCACTGTTGCGATGGCTGGTGTAATTTTACCGTTTGCCTTTGGAACTCTTGGATTAATGTTTATTTTCCAAGTAGATCTAATTCCAGCAGTTTTTGCTGGAGCATCTATGACGGCAACTAGTATAGGAATTACTGCAAGTGTTTTTGGTGAGTTGGGTTATTTGAAAACTAGAGAAGGACAGATTGTTATTGGTGCAGCAGTGTTAGACGATATCTTAGGAATTGTTATTCTGGCAGTTGTAGTAGCCCTTGCTGCCGGAGGCACTTTAGAAATTGCTCCTATCGTTAAATTAGTTGCAGCAGCTGTAGTATTCGTTATTGCTGCTATTGCATTAAGTAGAACAGCCGCTCCAGGTTTTGATTGGTTATTAGATAGATTAAAGGCTCCAGGAGCCGTAGTAGTAGCTTCTTTTGTGATACTTGTATTGTGTTGTTTCGTGGCAACAGCCATTGGATTGGAAGCAGCTTTAGGTGCTTTTGCAGCTGGATTAATTCTAAGTAGTTCTAAAAATAACCACGCAATTCAGCAATCCGTTTTACCTTTAGTATCCTTATTCGCAACTATTTTCTTTGTATTAGTTGGAGCGGGAATGGATTTATCAGTTATCAATCCACTTGATCCAACAAGTAGATCAGCTCTTGTAGTTGCAGGATTTTTATTAGTTGTTGCGATTATTGGAAAAATTGCAGCTGGATGGGTATTTTCAAGTGATAAACCTACAAATAGATTAGTTGTAGGTTTGGGTATGATGCCTAGAGGAGAGGTTGGTTTAATTTTTCTTGGGCTAGGAACAAGCGCTAAGTTATTAACTCCTTCTCTTGAAGCAGCTATTTTATTAATGGTTATAGGAACTACATTTCTTGCACCTGTACTCTTAAGAATTGTTCTAAAAGATAAGCCCCCAAATGATGGCAATAAAATTTCAGATGATGTTGCAGCTGATCCTGTTGGTCTTCTTTAGGAAATAAGTTTATTAGAATCAATAAAGATAAATTTCAATGAATGGAAAAGTCAGCTCAGATAGATAGTAGTGTTAATAATAACTGGAATTTTTTAAATTACCCAATTCATACAGTTTCCGCTAAGCCCGAGCAAACATCAAAAGATTGTGCAATTTTATTAATTCATGGTTTCGGTGCTTCTACGGATCATTGGAGATTTAATATTCCTATTTTGAGTACAAAATACGAAGTTCATGCTATGGATTTACTCGGTTTTGGAAAAAGTCCTAAGCCTCAAGACGTCGAATACTCAGGATCTTTATGGAAAGATCAGGTTGTCGCTTATGTAAAAGAGAAAATAAAAAAACCTACAATTGTTGTTGGAAATTCATTAGGTGGTTATGCCGCATTAGCAGCTTGTGCAGAATTAAATGAGCTAAACGCAGGAGTGATCTTACTTAATGCTGCTGGATATTTTAGTGAAGAAAAAACTATCAAAAAGAATATGTTGCAAACTTCAATTGAAACAGTTGCCGGCATATTTTTGAAAAATATTGTTCTTCAACGTTTGATTTTTGAAAATATGAGAAATCCAAAAAATATTAAAAAAACGTTGAATCAAGTTTATGTTGATAAAAAAAATGTTGATGATTTTTTAGTTGAGTCAATAAGAAAGCCTTCTCTAGATTTCGGAGCTTTTAATGTTTTTAGAAGTGTATTTAACCCATCAGGTCCTCAGGGATTGCCCTTGGATAAGCTATTCGCAAAACTAAATGCACCATTATTACTTCTTTGGGGAGGGAAAGATCCATGGATGAATACTCCAAAAAAAAGAAATCTATATAAAAAATTTACACCAAAGAATACAAAAGAAATTATTCTTGAAGCAGGACATTGTCCTCATGATGAGATACCTGAATTAGTTAATCAGCATATTTTGGATTGGGTTGATTCTCTTTAAGTAATAATCGTGAAACTTGAATTATCTAATAAGGACCAAGGAATTTTTGTCTTTCAATTGGATAAAAATAATTACATTAAATTTTGTCCTGAAAGAGGAGGTGTTATTACAAATTGGGTTTCGGATGGTAATGAAATACTTTATTTCGATGAAACAAGATTTATGGATAAGACAAAAAGTATTAGGGGAGGCATTCCAATCTTGTTTCCAATTTGTGGAAATCTCAATACCTCTAGTTCAGTATTTGGAAATGGTTATTTGCAATTACCACAACATGGTTTCGCTAGGGATTTGAAATGGCAATACTCCTTCAATGAAAATGAAAAATTTTTATGTTTATTCTTAAATGAATCTAAAAAAACCAAAAAATATTATCCTTTCGATTTCGAACTAAAAATAGAAGTTATCTTAAAAATTAACTCTTTAGAATTTGAAATTACAATCCATAACAAAACAGACTTTGCTATGCCTATAAATTTTGGTTTGCATCCTTATTTTAAAATTTCAGATTTCAAAAATTTAGAGTTTGTTGATAATCCACTTAATTGTCAGGATCAAGTAAGAAATACTTTAAGTAATACTTTGGATGAATTAAATAAAATTAATTTAGGAGTTGATCTACTTATGTATACTTCCGGTAGAAGCTCTTTTCGAGATAAAATTTTTAAAAGAGAGGTAACTTTAAATCATCCATATCCTTTTGATTTAGGCGTTATTTGGAGTGATCCTCCAAGAAGAATGATATGTCTTGAACCTTGGACTAGTCCCCGAAATTCTTTTGTTGATGGATTTAGAAACATTATGATTCCTTCAAATGATAGTAAAAGGTTAAATGCCTCAATACAAATAAAATCTCTTAAGTAATTTTGCAATACTTATGAAATTTGTTGTTATAGATGATGATCCAACAGGCTCTCAAACTGTTCAAGATTGCTTATTACTGCTTAAGTGGGACTGCTCAACTTTAGCTAAAGGTTTTGAATCTAAATCTAATTTATTTTTTATTTTGGCTAATACAAGGTCACTATCGGAAAATGATGCGAAATTAACAATAGAGGAAATTTGCAAAAATCTCAAGACTGTAATTACTTCTCAAGCCTATGAAGAAGAAATTATTTTTATAAGTAGAGGAGACTCTACTCTTAGAGGACATAACTATTTAGAGCCAATTGCTCTAAATAGTTGCTTAGGTCCTTTTGATGCTACTTTTCATATTCCAGCTTTCATAGAAGGTAAAAGATTCACAATTAATGGATCTCATTTTGTTGATAAAACTCCTATTAGTCAAACAATTTTTGCAACAGATAAAATTTTTGGATATGAGACAAGTAATGTAAAGAATCTATT
This window harbors:
- a CDS encoding NAD(P)H dehydrogenase subunit NdhS produces the protein MELSTKPILPGSFVVVKDTNSIYRGYKGFVQRVTKKRAAVLFEGGNWDKLITFQLANLEIV
- a CDS encoding ribonuclease III family protein, with translation MTNIIDAKRITQITTFLKSLNIKSERFSEIIRTQNISIIQDINQAFIHSSEDKILNYEKLEFFGDAVLRLAASNFIEKKYPQMSVGERSELRAQIVSDEWLTKLGGKIDIEKLIIKGPEALGDENSKNTIIGEATEALIGAVYKCFNSIREVNLWLDDIWEEDSEIFLRAPYKFKSKTVLQEWCQSKGFDLPVYKIIEVSKKNGDPKRFSCDIFIEGLKESSAFGKSHKQAETNAARVLIEKFLTIGKI
- a CDS encoding glycogen/starch/alpha-glucan phosphorylase, producing MANPMNSNEPFDLRLPTPGCYLDPEKAGMDSDAVFQGMTAHLFYTLGKLATSASPHDLYMALSYAVKDRLMTRYLASQEVIRKKPQKTVAYLSAEFLIGPQLSNNLLNLGITQEAEDALKRFGIESLSTILEVEEEPGLGNGGLGRLAACYMESLASLQVPAVGYGIRYEFGIFNQLIRDGWQVEVTDKWLKGGWPWELPQPDESCFVGFGGRTESYRDDKGNYRSRWIPSEHAIGVPHDVPVLGYRVNTCDRLRLWRADATESFDFYAFNIGDYYGAVEEKVASETLSKVLYPNDGTDEGRRLRLKQQHFFVSCSLQDMLRSLEKRSIAITEFPKHWTVQLNDTHPAIAVAELMRLLIDQYQIGWDKAWNITTSSVAYTNHTLLPEALEKWDLGLFNDLLPRHLEIIYEINWRFLQQLRLRYPGDDKILQKLSIIDEEGSKSVRMAHLATIGAHHINGVAALHSDLIKRQLLPEFASLWPEKFTNVTNGVTPRRWVALSNPSLSSLLEEEVGPNWITNMELLKKLEEKKDDNNFLQKFEETKLNGKRKLASFIHSKTGILVDPSSLFDVQVKRIHQYKRQHLNALQIIAQYLRIKNGTNKYEVPRTIIFGGKAAPGYFMAKLMIRFINGIADVVNSDPDMDGLLRVVFLPDYNVKLGEIVYPATDLSEQISTAGKEASGTGNMKFAMNGALTIGTLDGANVELRDLVKKENFFLFGKTESEIMDLKNNNYSPKTFIDQCQELKEVIRLIEIGHFSNGDKELFKPLLNSLTGHDPFFVMADFEDFLNKQDVVSECWNNKKSWNKMALLNTARSGYFSSDRSIREYCKSIWKVSPMPVKITCDVEELTN
- a CDS encoding cation:proton antiporter, which codes for MYSLLAELSAHDLEVAETLIGVIRFLLIFLAARALAEVLVRLSLPTIVGELLAGVVIGASGFHLLIPPSAGTELNEGLVNVISSLASIPPEAVPDVYFESFPSLQAVATLGLYALLFLTGLESELEELVAVGAQAFTVAMAGVILPFAFGTLGLMFIFQVDLIPAVFAGASMTATSIGITASVFGELGYLKTREGQIVIGAAVLDDILGIVILAVVVALAAGGTLEIAPIVKLVAAAVVFVIAAIALSRTAAPGFDWLLDRLKAPGAVVVASFVILVLCCFVATAIGLEAALGAFAAGLILSSSKNNHAIQQSVLPLVSLFATIFFVLVGAGMDLSVINPLDPTSRSALVVAGFLLVVAIIGKIAAGWVFSSDKPTNRLVVGLGMMPRGEVGLIFLGLGTSAKLLTPSLEAAILLMVIGTTFLAPVLLRIVLKDKPPNDGNKISDDVAADPVGLL
- a CDS encoding alpha/beta fold hydrolase; the encoded protein is MEKSAQIDSSVNNNWNFLNYPIHTVSAKPEQTSKDCAILLIHGFGASTDHWRFNIPILSTKYEVHAMDLLGFGKSPKPQDVEYSGSLWKDQVVAYVKEKIKKPTIVVGNSLGGYAALAACAELNELNAGVILLNAAGYFSEEKTIKKNMLQTSIETVAGIFLKNIVLQRLIFENMRNPKNIKKTLNQVYVDKKNVDDFLVESIRKPSLDFGAFNVFRSVFNPSGPQGLPLDKLFAKLNAPLLLLWGGKDPWMNTPKKRNLYKKFTPKNTKEIILEAGHCPHDEIPELVNQHILDWVDSL
- a CDS encoding galactose mutarotase — translated: MKLELSNKDQGIFVFQLDKNNYIKFCPERGGVITNWVSDGNEILYFDETRFMDKTKSIRGGIPILFPICGNLNTSSSVFGNGYLQLPQHGFARDLKWQYSFNENEKFLCLFLNESKKTKKYYPFDFELKIEVILKINSLEFEITIHNKTDFAMPINFGLHPYFKISDFKNLEFVDNPLNCQDQVRNTLSNTLDELNKINLGVDLLMYTSGRSSFRDKIFKREVTLNHPYPFDLGVIWSDPPRRMICLEPWTSPRNSFVDGFRNIMIPSNDSKRLNASIQIKSLK